The Sulfitobacter sp. S223 genome has a window encoding:
- a CDS encoding paraquat-inducible protein A codes for MTLLRIANLALLVLYPISWFAPLMRAGLLPLFGLSEISVMTGLQSLWASDIFLALVVTIFALFAPYIKTIGLALIHFDLLSPKVEKVLEIMGKLAMADVFLIALYVTLSKGIGIGRIEIAWGLYLFTFCIIASLLISLKTQQLSSRSRN; via the coding sequence ATGACGCTTCTGCGCATTGCCAATCTGGCACTGCTGGTGCTTTACCCGATATCCTGGTTTGCACCTTTGATGCGCGCAGGGCTGCTGCCGCTGTTTGGCCTGAGCGAAATTTCAGTGATGACTGGCCTACAGTCGCTTTGGGCCTCTGATATATTTCTAGCCCTCGTGGTCACGATTTTTGCACTCTTCGCGCCCTACATTAAAACCATCGGCCTTGCGCTTATCCATTTTGACCTTCTCAGCCCGAAGGTCGAAAAAGTGCTGGAGATCATGGGCAAGCTGGCGATGGCTGATGTCTTTTTGATTGCACTTTACGTCACGCTATCAAAAGGAATCGGCATCGGACGGATCGAAATCGCGTGGGGCCTCTATTTGTTTACCTTTTGCATCATCGCGTCCCTGCTCATAAGCTTGAAAACACAACAATTGTCATCGAGATCACGGAATTAA
- the alr gene encoding alanine racemase: MSTATLTIDLDAIASNWRALANIAQAETGAVVKADAYGLGADRVARHLAAQGARQFFVAVAEEGVALRRALGSGPSISVFSGHMDGDAETIRAASLTPLINSLDQMLRHVEALPGHPFGLQLDSGMNRLGMEPAEWSALRDIALAQNPTLIMSHLACADDPNHAMNEAQRAAFDDMTAGIDVPRSLSATGGILLGADYHYDLVRPGVGLYGGLPFIDAIPVVTLDIPVVQVRDVAAGETVGYANSWTAKRPSQVATISAGYADGLIRAMGPKAQMHAGDMAVPVIGRVSMDLITVDVTDLPEPPKSLQLLGLHQSVDTVAGFADTIGYEILTSLGSRYNRVWRT; encoded by the coding sequence ATGAGCACTGCAACACTGACCATTGATCTCGATGCGATTGCATCAAACTGGCGCGCCCTCGCGAATATCGCGCAGGCTGAAACAGGCGCCGTGGTAAAAGCTGACGCTTACGGGCTTGGCGCGGACCGCGTGGCACGACATCTGGCAGCGCAAGGCGCACGCCAGTTCTTTGTTGCCGTGGCAGAAGAAGGTGTCGCCCTGCGTCGTGCGCTTGGCTCCGGCCCCTCTATTTCTGTATTTTCGGGCCATATGGACGGTGATGCCGAGACGATAAGGGCAGCGAGCCTTACCCCGCTGATCAATTCGCTCGACCAGATGCTGCGCCATGTCGAAGCCCTGCCAGGCCACCCTTTCGGGCTCCAGCTTGATAGCGGAATGAACCGTCTTGGCATGGAACCCGCCGAGTGGTCGGCCTTGCGCGACATCGCTTTGGCGCAGAACCCGACTCTGATTATGTCGCACCTTGCCTGCGCAGACGATCCGAACCACGCCATGAACGAAGCACAGCGCGCGGCGTTCGACGACATGACCGCTGGGATCGACGTTCCCCGCTCTCTTTCTGCTACGGGCGGTATCCTTCTGGGCGCGGATTACCACTATGATCTGGTCCGACCGGGCGTTGGTCTTTACGGAGGGTTGCCGTTCATTGACGCGATACCCGTAGTGACGCTGGATATTCCTGTCGTTCAGGTGCGTGATGTCGCAGCGGGCGAAACCGTCGGCTATGCAAACAGTTGGACCGCCAAGCGCCCCTCGCAGGTCGCGACCATCTCGGCCGGCTATGCGGACGGGCTGATCCGCGCTATGGGCCCGAAGGCACAAATGCATGCAGGTGACATGGCAGTTCCTGTCATCGGCCGTGTGTCGATGGACCTGATCACAGTAGATGTCACCGACCTGCCCGAGCCGCCGAAATCCCTTCAATTGCTAGGGCTTCATCAATCGGTAGACACTGTTGCAGGATTTGCGGACACCATCGGATATGAAATCCTGACAAGCCTTGGCAGCCGATACAATCGTGTCTGGCGCACATGA
- a CDS encoding DUF1194 domain-containing protein translates to MRTLFLLLLLILPPHHLWAREVDVELVLAVDVSRSMSPAELELQRRGYSEALGSDEVMTAIRNGLLGRIALTYVEWAGVDSQRVIVPWTEIATTEQAQEVVALIDAYYDDSLRRTSISAALYYAADSFETNGFEGLRRVIDISGDGPNNMGAPVQLARDEALSKRITINGLPIMTRDTMSELWGIPDLDTYYARCVIGGAGAFVLPVLGWGDFPAAVKRKMVLEIAALPAPARSQAKVTKVQSQPPYDCLIGEKKWERNRGYWQIP, encoded by the coding sequence ATGCGAACCCTGTTCCTTCTTTTGCTGCTCATCCTTCCGCCACATCACCTTTGGGCACGCGAAGTGGATGTAGAACTGGTGCTGGCGGTTGATGTCTCACGCTCCATGTCACCGGCAGAGCTGGAATTGCAAAGGCGCGGCTATTCAGAGGCGCTAGGCTCCGACGAAGTTATGACCGCTATCAGGAACGGCCTGCTGGGACGGATCGCGCTGACCTATGTGGAATGGGCGGGCGTAGACAGCCAGCGCGTGATTGTCCCTTGGACCGAAATTGCAACGACCGAGCAAGCGCAAGAAGTCGTCGCACTGATTGACGCCTATTATGATGACAGCCTTCGGCGCACATCCATATCAGCGGCATTATACTATGCTGCCGATAGTTTTGAGACGAACGGCTTTGAAGGACTTCGCCGCGTCATCGACATTTCCGGCGATGGCCCCAACAACATGGGCGCGCCAGTACAGCTGGCCCGCGACGAGGCACTTTCCAAGCGGATCACCATCAATGGACTGCCGATCATGACACGCGATACGATGAGCGAACTCTGGGGCATTCCGGATTTGGATACATATTATGCGCGCTGTGTCATCGGCGGGGCGGGCGCCTTTGTGTTGCCCGTTCTTGGCTGGGGGGACTTTCCCGCGGCCGTAAAACGCAAGATGGTTCTGGAAATTGCCGCCCTTCCCGCCCCTGCCCGGTCACAAGCGAAAGTGACCAAGGTACAGTCGCAGCCCCCCTATGACTGCCTGATTGGCGAGAAAAAATGGGAAAGAAATCGCGGCTATTGGCAAATTCCGTAA
- a CDS encoding alpha/beta hydrolase family protein, translated as MLVPAAVMAAAGGAVANPIDTQLPSAPALSAYGALPVGVRQLELVNPDQIDILAIDPAADKPAEMPRYDRPLTVEMWYPAAEGATGSTELKAYLRDGTTEVTLTGRAMRDAAPAEPDTAYPLVLISHGYPGNRFLLSHLAENLASKGYVVASIDHTDSTYRTQAAFGSTLVNRSLDQLFVLDEMAGKAAEGGEFSGLYNADNTGLIGYSMGGYGAIITAGGGVTEASVGYSWGGPHGTLGIHQAGSDTHNALPDARIKTAVAFGPWGMNTGFWDAEGLAGVQIPMLFIAGSQDDVSLYETGVRAIWENVSNVETALLTYTNGGHNSGAPMPAPAESYYFNEDKGFDISEHYTDPVWNTARMNNIAQHFVTAWLDERLKGDEAAGEHLELVENSNDGVWSMNEDGTPKADHNYWKGFAKGTAKGLVYETKSPQ; from the coding sequence ATGCTTGTTCCGGCAGCTGTAATGGCGGCAGCGGGGGGCGCGGTTGCGAACCCGATTGATACGCAATTGCCAAGCGCACCTGCGTTGTCAGCCTATGGCGCGCTCCCTGTCGGCGTGCGCCAGCTTGAACTGGTTAACCCGGACCAGATCGACATTCTGGCGATTGATCCTGCCGCCGATAAACCCGCTGAAATGCCGCGCTATGACCGTCCGCTGACGGTCGAAATGTGGTATCCGGCAGCTGAAGGAGCGACCGGATCGACCGAATTAAAAGCCTACCTGCGTGATGGCACGACAGAAGTGACGCTGACAGGGCGTGCCATGCGTGATGCGGCACCTGCTGAACCTGATACAGCCTATCCGCTGGTTTTGATCAGTCACGGCTACCCCGGCAACCGCTTCTTACTGTCACATCTGGCCGAGAATTTGGCCTCTAAAGGCTATGTCGTGGCGTCTATCGATCATACCGATAGTACCTATCGCACGCAGGCGGCTTTTGGCTCTACGCTTGTTAACCGCTCGCTTGACCAGTTGTTTGTGCTGGACGAAATGGCTGGAAAAGCGGCTGAGGGCGGCGAGTTCTCCGGCCTATATAACGCCGACAACACAGGGTTGATCGGCTATTCAATGGGGGGATACGGCGCGATCATCACAGCCGGCGGCGGCGTGACAGAGGCATCTGTTGGCTACAGCTGGGGCGGCCCCCACGGAACGTTGGGCATCCATCAGGCCGGATCTGACACGCATAATGCCTTGCCCGATGCGCGGATCAAGACCGCAGTGGCCTTTGGCCCTTGGGGGATGAACACGGGATTCTGGGATGCCGAAGGGCTTGCCGGCGTCCAAATTCCAATGCTGTTCATCGCGGGATCACAGGATGATGTGTCGCTTTATGAAACAGGTGTGCGTGCAATCTGGGAGAATGTCAGCAATGTCGAGACCGCGCTGCTGACCTATACCAATGGTGGCCATAACTCCGGCGCGCCGATGCCAGCGCCTGCAGAGAGCTATTATTTCAACGAAGACAAAGGCTTTGATATCTCCGAACACTACACCGATCCGGTCTGGAACACCGCGCGCATGAACAACATCGCGCAGCATTTCGTTACCGCGTGGCTAGACGAACGTCTGAAAGGTGATGAGGCCGCGGGCGAGCATCTTGAGCTTGTCGAGAACTCGAATGACGGTGTCTGGTCTATGAATGAAGATGGCACGCCAAAGGCCGACCACAATTATTGGAAAGGCTTTGCCAAAGGCACAGCCAAAGGTCTGGTCTACGAGACCAAATCACCACAATAA
- a CDS encoding replicative DNA helicase, which translates to MNEISSLNTTGIAVQAAETMPHSIEAEQQLLGAILTNNDIYDRVASVIGPRHFYDPVHARIFEIAAARIAKNNLASPVTLKAFMEDDEGLKELGGPAYLARLAGAAISAFAVRDYAQMIYDLAVRRDLIALGRDIAAKAATVDVANEPREQIVEAEQQLYKLAEQGQVESGFQSFLKAVTDAVNVANAAYQRDGGLSGVSTGLIDMDKKLGGLHRSDLLILAGRPSMGKTSLATNIAFNVAKAYKRGTLPDGTEGAIDGGVVGFYSLEMSAEQLAARILSEASEIPSQQIRSGDMTESEFRRFVDAAKALEACPLYIDDTPALPISQLAARARRLKRTHGLDVLIIDYLQLVRGTGKSENRVNEISEITMGLKAIAKELDIPVIALSQLSRQVENREDKRPQLSDLRESGSIEQDADVVMFVFREEYYKEREKPGDHELDKMAIWQEEMERLHARAEVVIGKQRHGPIGTVELSFEGRFTRFGNLAKQWQQDGDDQEF; encoded by the coding sequence ATGAACGAGATTTCGTCACTGAACACGACAGGCATCGCTGTGCAGGCGGCCGAAACCATGCCGCATTCCATCGAAGCAGAGCAGCAGCTTCTGGGCGCGATTCTGACCAACAATGACATTTATGACCGCGTCGCCTCGGTTATCGGGCCGCGGCATTTTTATGACCCTGTTCACGCGCGTATCTTTGAGATCGCTGCCGCGCGGATTGCTAAAAACAATCTTGCCAGCCCTGTAACGCTCAAGGCGTTCATGGAAGATGACGAAGGCCTCAAAGAACTTGGTGGCCCAGCGTATCTGGCCCGTCTCGCCGGTGCTGCAATTTCCGCCTTCGCCGTGCGTGACTATGCCCAGATGATCTATGATCTGGCCGTGCGCCGTGATCTCATCGCATTGGGCCGTGATATCGCGGCCAAAGCGGCGACCGTTGATGTTGCGAACGAGCCACGCGAACAGATCGTTGAGGCCGAACAGCAGCTTTACAAACTGGCTGAGCAAGGTCAGGTAGAGAGCGGATTCCAAAGCTTTCTCAAAGCTGTAACAGACGCTGTTAATGTTGCAAACGCTGCCTATCAACGGGATGGAGGCCTGTCCGGTGTTTCCACTGGCCTCATTGATATGGACAAGAAGCTGGGCGGCCTGCACCGCTCTGACCTTCTGATCCTTGCCGGTCGTCCGTCGATGGGTAAAACCTCTCTTGCGACGAACATCGCGTTCAACGTGGCCAAAGCTTACAAGCGTGGCACCCTGCCCGATGGCACCGAGGGCGCGATAGATGGCGGTGTCGTTGGCTTCTATAGCCTTGAGATGAGTGCCGAACAGCTGGCCGCGCGTATTCTTTCCGAAGCCTCAGAAATTCCGTCCCAGCAAATCCGCTCCGGTGACATGACAGAATCCGAGTTTCGCCGCTTTGTTGATGCCGCAAAGGCGTTGGAAGCCTGTCCGCTTTACATCGACGATACGCCCGCTTTGCCGATCTCGCAGCTGGCCGCCCGTGCGCGCCGCTTGAAACGGACCCATGGTCTGGACGTGTTGATCATCGATTACCTCCAGCTGGTACGCGGCACCGGCAAGAGTGAAAACCGCGTGAACGAAATTTCCGAGATTACGATGGGCCTAAAGGCTATCGCCAAAGAACTTGATATTCCGGTCATCGCCCTTTCACAGCTTTCGCGTCAGGTGGAAAACCGCGAAGACAAGCGCCCACAGCTCTCTGACCTTCGTGAATCAGGCTCGATTGAGCAGGATGCGGACGTGGTTATGTTCGTGTTTCGTGAGGAGTACTACAAGGAACGTGAGAAACCGGGTGATCACGAGCTGGATAAAATGGCGATCTGGCAAGAAGAAATGGAGCGCCTGCATGCCCGTGCCGAAGTGGTCATCGGCAAGCAACGTCACGGCCCCATCGGCACGGTCGAACTGAGTTTTGAAGGACGCTTTACCCGCTTCGGCAACCTTGCAAAACAATGGCAGCAAGACGGGGATGATCAGGAATTCTAG
- a CDS encoding orotate phosphoribosyltransferase: MIPTTYPDPSEIARLTARMLLEIGAVNFNTDTPYTLASGLPSPSYIDCRKLISYPRIRSTLMDFLTITVMRNAGFEAFDNIAGGETAGIPFAALVAERMALPMTYVRKKPKGYGRNARIEGDMSEGQRVLLVEDLTTDGGSKLSFVDAIRETGATCAHTAVIFYYDIFPETRKTLGDHGVELHHLCTWWDVLAEAKAQEAFPEATLAEVEKFLESPREWQEARKG, from the coding sequence ATGATCCCCACCACATATCCTGATCCTTCCGAGATCGCCCGCCTCACCGCCCGTATGCTGCTGGAAATCGGAGCGGTGAATTTTAATACCGATACGCCCTATACGCTGGCCTCTGGCCTGCCCTCACCGAGCTATATCGATTGTCGCAAGCTGATCTCATATCCGCGCATCCGCTCTACGCTAATGGATTTCCTGACCATCACCGTGATGCGCAACGCGGGCTTTGAGGCATTCGACAACATTGCCGGTGGCGAAACAGCTGGTATCCCGTTTGCGGCCCTGGTGGCCGAGCGGATGGCTTTGCCGATGACCTACGTGCGCAAAAAACCCAAAGGCTATGGTCGCAATGCGCGGATCGAAGGCGACATGAGCGAAGGACAGCGTGTCTTGCTCGTCGAAGATCTGACCACCGATGGCGGCTCCAAACTCAGCTTCGTTGATGCGATTCGTGAGACCGGTGCGACCTGTGCCCACACGGCAGTAATCTTTTACTACGACATCTTCCCCGAGACCCGAAAGACACTGGGCGATCACGGTGTCGAACTGCATCACCTGTGCACATGGTGGGATGTACTGGCCGAAGCGAAAGCACAGGAAGCATTCCCTGAAGCAACGCTTGCCGAGGTGGAAAAATTTCTGGAATCTCCCCGTGAATGGCAGGAAGCCCGTAAAGGGTAA
- the pyrC gene encoding dihydroorotase → MTQTHTIRRPDDWHLHLRDGDMLRAVLPHTSRNFARAIIMPNLVPPVVTSADARAYRDRIIAAIPQGDDFTPLMTLYLTEDTDPADVAAAHAEGLVTAVKLYPAGATTNSASGVSDFAKVAAVLEKMAEIGLPLCTHGEVTDASVDIFDREAVFIDRVLDPIRRAHPELRVIMEHITTSNAVDYVLANDANLGATITTHHLVINRNHILAGGIKPHYYCLPVAKREEHRLALRAAATSGDARFFLGTDSAPHTDENKLLPCGCAGCFTAPNTMSILAEVFEQEGALDKLEAFTSLNGPAFYGLPANEDTVTLVREEAQFPSNIETPEGPVTVFDPQMTLHWTA, encoded by the coding sequence ATGACACAAACGCACACGATCCGCCGTCCCGATGATTGGCACTTGCACCTGCGCGATGGCGATATGCTACGTGCCGTGCTGCCACATACGTCCCGCAATTTCGCCCGCGCGATTATCATGCCAAATCTGGTGCCGCCGGTGGTCACTTCCGCCGATGCCCGCGCCTACCGCGACCGGATCATTGCCGCCATTCCGCAGGGCGACGATTTTACGCCACTGATGACCCTCTATCTGACCGAAGACACGGACCCAGCGGATGTTGCCGCGGCCCATGCCGAAGGTCTTGTCACTGCCGTGAAGCTTTATCCGGCCGGCGCGACGACAAACTCTGCATCGGGCGTCAGCGATTTTGCCAAAGTCGCAGCAGTGCTAGAGAAAATGGCAGAGATTGGCCTACCCCTTTGCACCCACGGCGAAGTGACAGACGCATCCGTCGATATCTTTGACCGCGAAGCCGTGTTCATCGACCGGGTGCTTGACCCGATCCGCCGCGCCCACCCGGAGCTGCGCGTGATCATGGAACATATCACCACATCAAATGCAGTAGACTACGTGCTGGCAAATGACGCCAACCTTGGCGCGACGATCACCACGCACCATCTGGTGATCAACCGCAACCATATCCTCGCTGGTGGCATCAAACCTCACTATTACTGCCTGCCGGTGGCCAAACGCGAAGAGCATCGCCTTGCCTTGCGTGCAGCGGCAACATCGGGCGACGCCCGCTTTTTCCTGGGGACTGATTCCGCCCCCCATACGGATGAGAACAAACTGCTGCCCTGCGGCTGTGCAGGCTGTTTTACCGCGCCCAACACCATGTCGATCCTTGCCGAAGTGTTCGAGCAGGAAGGCGCATTGGACAAACTTGAGGCATTCACCTCGCTCAACGGCCCTGCATTCTATGGCCTGCCCGCAAACGAGGATACCGTTACGCTGGTACGCGAAGAAGCGCAGTTCCCGTCGAACATTGAAACACCCGAAGGCCCAGTTACCGTCTTTGATCCGCAGATGACCCTGCACTGGACCGCCTGA
- a CDS encoding phosphoadenosine phosphosulfate reductase, with protein MADDTLNFQTSLAGMKKSDWLAAVEQLCDEDGYFEQLGKRHYAAFVEKSATLLVTFETLQGIPALSSLAQPLGWEMMQQHGWSSLCIASNGDTWFRDRAVYGYFDRLIDDGFFDEFEQVIFYGAGPCGYAAAAFSVASPGARVLAVQPQATLDPRITEWDDRFKPMRRMDFTSRYGYAPDMLDGAAKAFVAYDPHQQLDAMHAALFTRPNTRKLRLPHMGDAIQTDLLEMEQLGPLLLAICEDTLDDPGFARMMRARRTHPPYLRNLLAAVDAEGRETFAQALARNVTSRMHAPRFARRLAAKQQDPQPSDNDTAPESPADS; from the coding sequence ATGGCCGATGATACCCTGAATTTCCAGACGTCGCTTGCCGGCATGAAGAAATCAGACTGGCTGGCAGCTGTTGAACAGCTCTGTGACGAAGACGGTTACTTTGAGCAATTGGGCAAACGCCACTATGCTGCATTTGTCGAAAAATCCGCCACACTGCTGGTCACATTCGAGACGCTTCAAGGCATACCCGCGCTTTCGTCACTGGCCCAACCGCTTGGTTGGGAAATGATGCAGCAACACGGCTGGTCAAGCCTTTGCATCGCATCAAACGGTGACACCTGGTTTCGCGACCGCGCTGTTTACGGCTATTTCGACCGGCTGATTGATGATGGATTCTTTGATGAATTCGAACAGGTGATCTTCTACGGTGCAGGCCCGTGCGGCTATGCTGCTGCTGCTTTCTCGGTCGCCTCCCCCGGGGCGCGGGTGCTTGCGGTCCAGCCGCAAGCGACACTTGATCCCCGCATCACCGAATGGGACGACCGTTTCAAACCTATGCGGCGGATGGATTTCACATCCCGCTACGGCTATGCGCCCGATATGCTTGACGGAGCAGCTAAGGCCTTCGTGGCGTATGACCCTCACCAACAGCTGGACGCCATGCATGCTGCCCTGTTCACACGCCCTAACACCCGTAAATTGCGGTTGCCCCACATGGGTGATGCGATCCAGACCGATCTGTTGGAGATGGAGCAGCTGGGCCCGCTTCTGCTGGCCATCTGCGAAGATACGCTGGATGACCCGGGCTTTGCCCGCATGATGCGTGCCCGCAGAACCCATCCGCCCTATTTGCGCAATCTTTTGGCAGCGGTAGATGCGGAAGGACGCGAGACATTTGCGCAGGCGCTGGCGCGCAATGTCACCTCACGCATGCACGCCCCGCGCTTTGCCCGCCGACTGGCAGCCAAGCAGCAAGATCCACAGCCATCAGACAACGATACTGCCCCCGAAAGCCCCGCCGATAGCTAA
- a CDS encoding glycosyltransferase family 2 protein, which translates to MTHLAILCVRNEAAFLLEWLAHHRAVGFDNFLIFSNDCQDGTDAMLDRLEEMGHLTHVRNTGPYDKGGIQFTALKKAAKHPVVQQADWILPLDVDEFVNIHCGDHTLTALHEAIPDATAITLTWRLFGANGQVRYADQPVLDTFTQAAPTIMYWPWRAAMFKTLYRNNGIYKKPGVHRPRDPNSKKLAQARWFDGNGKALPEPFVNKRIFSNFGQNNYGLVQLNHYPLGAMESYVLKADRGRAVHSDDLLGLDYWIERNFNTDEDTSIQSLAGPRAAELGALKADPVLFRIHAAAVEWRSARFKALLQKEPFRALFGRLMMAAPSQPVPMKAAQFMVHYANLERKSD; encoded by the coding sequence ATGACACATCTTGCCATCCTATGCGTGCGCAATGAGGCCGCGTTTTTGCTCGAATGGCTAGCCCATCACCGCGCAGTAGGGTTCGATAATTTTTTGATCTTCTCAAACGATTGTCAGGACGGCACGGATGCCATGCTCGACCGTTTAGAAGAGATGGGTCACCTTACACATGTCCGCAACACCGGTCCCTACGACAAAGGCGGAATTCAGTTCACCGCGTTGAAGAAGGCGGCGAAACACCCTGTTGTGCAGCAGGCAGACTGGATACTGCCACTGGATGTGGACGAATTTGTAAACATCCATTGCGGCGACCACACGCTGACCGCCCTGCACGAGGCTATTCCAGACGCCACAGCGATCACACTTACATGGCGGCTGTTTGGCGCGAATGGTCAGGTCCGATATGCCGATCAGCCCGTGCTGGATACTTTCACACAGGCCGCCCCTACTATCATGTACTGGCCATGGCGCGCGGCCATGTTCAAAACCCTCTACCGCAATAACGGGATTTATAAAAAGCCCGGCGTACACCGCCCCCGCGATCCCAATAGCAAAAAGTTGGCACAAGCGCGTTGGTTCGATGGAAATGGCAAAGCCCTGCCTGAACCCTTTGTAAACAAGCGCATTTTTTCAAACTTTGGACAGAATAACTATGGTCTGGTTCAGCTCAACCATTATCCGCTTGGCGCAATGGAAAGCTACGTTCTCAAGGCTGATCGTGGCCGTGCTGTCCACAGCGACGACCTGCTGGGGCTGGACTACTGGATAGAACGGAATTTCAATACTGATGAAGACACATCTATCCAGAGCCTTGCAGGCCCGCGTGCCGCCGAACTCGGCGCGCTCAAGGCTGACCCGGTTTTGTTCCGGATTCATGCCGCTGCGGTGGAGTGGCGCAGCGCCCGTTTCAAAGCTTTATTGCAGAAAGAACCATTTCGCGCGCTTTTTGGTCGCCTGATGATGGCCGCACCCTCTCAACCGGTGCCGATGAAAGCTGCGCAGTTCATGGTTCACTACGCGAATCTTGAACGCAAATCAGACTAA
- a CDS encoding FkbM family methyltransferase, whose amino-acid sequence MDEHPNRDPFVMSKGMKFPKDDHFITGKLRAALRENRYEAKEAQCVLRLVRDEDTVIELGAGIGFMSTLVATRRNIKNVFAFEANPALIPYIESVHSANRLSNAHVTHGLLGKRNGSTNFYVRENLLASSMDPHEDDTEANTQKVKVDVLNASHVFKEIQPTILIADIEGAEAALLPHLDLTGLRGAMIELHPQHIGPEGVNAVFRAMMDAGLAYYSRGSTHKVVCFRRAW is encoded by the coding sequence ATGGATGAACACCCCAACCGTGATCCCTTTGTCATGTCCAAAGGCATGAAATTCCCCAAAGACGATCATTTCATCACTGGCAAACTGCGCGCAGCGCTCCGCGAAAACCGCTATGAGGCGAAAGAGGCGCAATGCGTTCTGCGCCTTGTACGCGACGAAGATACCGTGATCGAACTGGGCGCTGGCATCGGATTTATGTCCACGCTGGTGGCCACGCGCCGCAATATCAAGAACGTCTTCGCCTTTGAGGCCAACCCTGCCCTCATCCCCTACATCGAATCCGTGCATTCCGCTAACCGGCTGTCTAATGCCCATGTGACCCACGGTCTGTTGGGTAAACGCAACGGCAGCACGAATTTCTATGTCCGGGAAAACCTGCTGGCATCTTCGATGGACCCGCATGAAGACGACACTGAGGCGAACACGCAAAAGGTGAAGGTGGATGTACTGAACGCTTCCCACGTTTTTAAGGAAATCCAGCCAACCATTCTGATCGCTGACATTGAAGGCGCAGAGGCGGCGCTGCTGCCACATCTGGATCTTACCGGCCTGCGCGGCGCTATGATTGAATTGCACCCCCAACACATCGGCCCAGAAGGCGTTAATGCAGTGTTTCGCGCCATGATGGACGCCGGGCTTGCCTATTACTCCCGCGGCTCGACCCATAAGGTCGTCTGCTTCCGGCGTGCTTGGTAG